Proteins from a genomic interval of Maniola hyperantus chromosome 1, iAphHyp1.2, whole genome shotgun sequence:
- the Kap3 gene encoding kinesin-associated protein 3, giving the protein MSPVESVPVAVLGHVDDYVELLYDDIPEKIKGSALILQLARNPENLIELARNEALLSALSRVLREEWKRSIELSTNIVYTFFCFSTYIEFHSVIIQYKIGSLCMDVIDYELKRYDQWKEKVEGKKPVLTPDKNELPKSRIPEPKRRPKSGTWAVADVNIQKTRSVVSSYHEDLCNASDEFLSKNDEEQMKRKLKTLSKRQEQLLRVAFYMLLNIADNVKVEEKMHKKDVVGLLIGAMERHSNIDLLILIVSFLQKLSIFVENKNAMATKGIIEKLALLLDSPNADLINVTLKLLFNLTFDTKLRNKMVKVNLLPKLIQFTSDDKHINLAMKILYHLSLDDRVKVMFTQSDCVKLLTDMLLLNVNSEVSCEGGPGTTDVLLALCVNLAWSERAAQQMAAEGRLRELLARAFRHRNAMLMKLVRNLSHHEQNKPLFVEFVGDIADAVTGGSAPEEFVIECMGTLSNILTVNNNIDIFAVTERYSLVACVLRLLDGDAELALEAAVAAGALAADERAAAVLAARAGGALVDALRRRQADDEHVLQTVFAFRQLLSHPRAAHCLVTRTEAPAYLIDLMQDKNAEIRKMCDACLDIISQMQNDWAARIKVERFRCHNGQWLSVVETLGAEGSAGDAPDDLPPYLSAAYLTTHRLTTTSSDSQISLNDDSDSFSGEVDFNRANSRNTQDGQSDELLGLSDSLSGKTSEDEPLFTKSINVFA; this is encoded by the exons ATGAGTCCTGTTGAAAGTGTGCCTGTGGCTGTGTTAGGTCATGTCGACGACTATGTTGAACTACTTTACGATGATATTCCTGAGAAAATCAAAGGGTCCGCTCTTATTTTGCAACTTGCACGAAATCCAGAAAATTTAATAGAGCTTGCAAGAAATG AAGCCTTATTAAGTGCTCTGTCAAGAGTTTTGAGAGAAGAATGGAAAAGAAGTATTGAGCTGAGTACCAACATAGTGTATACATTTTTCTGTTTCTCAACATATATTGAGTTTCACTCAGTTATTATTCAATACAAAATTGGCTCTCTATGTATGGATGTCATAGATTATGAGCTGAAAAGATATGATCAGTGGAAGGAAAAAGTTGAAGGTAAAAAACCAGTTCTTACGCCAGACAAG AATGAATTACCAAAGAGCCGTATACCAGAACCAAAACGAAGACCCAAATCTGGAACATGGGCAGTGGCTGATGTCAACATACAAAAAACTCGCTCTGTAGTCTCTAGTTACCATGAAGACTTGTGTAATGCCTCAGATGAATTTCTGTCAAAAAACGATGAGGAACAAATGAAGAGAAAACTGAAGACTCTGTCAAAAAGACAAGAACAGTTACTAAGAGTTGCTTTTTATATGCTTTTAAACATAGCAGATAATGTTAAAGTGGAAGAAAAGATGCACAAAAAGGATGTAGTCGGCTTATTGATTGGTGCTATGGAAAGACATTCCAACATTGATCTCCTTATTCTTATTGTGTCATTTTTGCAAAAGTTATCCATATTTgttgaaaacaaaaatgctatGGCTACAAAAGGGATCATTGAGAAATTAGCCCTGTTGTTAGACTCTCCCAATGCTGATTTAATTAATGTCACCTTGAAACTTCTATTTAATTTGACTTTTGACACTAAACTACGCAACAAGATGGTGAAAGTCAATCTATTGCCGAAGCTCATACAGTTCACAA gtgaCGATAAACACATCAATTTGGCGATGAAAATTCTTTATCATTTAAGTTTGGATGATCGGGTTAAAGTCATGTTTACTCAATCAGACTGTGTCAAACTA TTAACTGACATGCTACTACTGAATGTGAACAGCGAAGTGAGCTGCGAGGGCGGGCCGGGCACCACGGACGTGCTGCTGGCGCTGTGCGTCAACCTGGCTTGGAGCGAGCGCGCCGCGCAGCAGATGGCGGCCGAGGGCCGGCTGCGAGAGCTCCTCGCGAGGGCCTTCCGACACCGCAATGCGATGCTCATGAAACTTGTGCGCAATTTGTCACATCATGAGCAGAATAAGCCTCTCTTTGTG GAGTTCGTCGGTGACATCGCGGATGCCGTGACCGGCGGCAGCGCACCGGAGGAGTTCGTGATCGAGTGCATGGGAACACTGAGCAACATACTGACCGTGAACAACAACATCGACATATTCGCCGTGACGGAGCGCTACTCGCTGGTGGCGTGCGTGCTGCGCCTGCTGGACGGCGACGCGGAGCTGGCGCTGGaggcggcggtggcggcgggCGCGCTGGCGGCGGACGAGCGCGCGGCCGCGGTGCTGGCGGCGCGAGCGGGCGGCGCGCTGGTGGACGCGCTGCGGCGCCGCCAGGCCGACGACGAGCACGTGCTGCAGACCGTGTTCGCCTTCCGCCAGCTGCTATCGCACCCGCGCGCCGCGCACTGCCTCGTCACCCGAACCG AGGCTCCAGCATACTTGATCGATCTAATGCAAGACAAAAATGCTGAAATACGAAAGATGTGCGATGCTTGTCTCGACATAATTTCTCAAATGCAAAACGATTGGGCGGCAAGAATTAAG GTGGAGCGGTTCCGGTGCCACAACGGGCAGTGGCTGTCGGTGGTGGAGACGCTGGGCGCGGAGGGCAGCGCGGGCGACGCGCCCGACGACCTGCCGCCCTACCTGTCCGCCGCCTACCTCACCACGCACCGCCTCACCACCACTAGCTCCG ATTCACAGATTTCTCTTAACGACGATTCAGACAGCTTCTCCGGGGAAGTTGACTTCAATCGTGCAAACAGCAG GAATACTCAAGATGGACAAAGTGACGAGCTGTTGGGGCTTTCAGACTCGTTATCAGGAAAAACATCAGAAGATGAACCGCTGTTTACAAAGAGCATTAATGTATTCGCTTAG
- the Su(dx) gene encoding E3 ubiquitin-protein ligase Su(dx): protein MTESISTLTAPISLSTYHQLSLTVESANIRNSGFLKPNPYLQVIIDDKISRRTEVLKNTLHPKWKEDFTVLVTPLSQILFRLADHHSFRKDNVIGEKRVNLLKILLYFNGKCENVELSIDLMKTVSSDSATTANTEVKAAELVLLLDGLRIDPAILSQSHEVLGESATSRCSLTEGVRARIRLRNNVETLRSMGHPRNLRPPPGPPPLSNGAAVAPESGAGPSRQDAEPHAPASAAPAPSVAAAAAAPEEPLPPGWEMRYDVYGRRYYVDHNTRSTSWERPQPLPPGWEVRRDARGRVYYVDHNTRTTTWQRPDTERLARFQHWRGERRHVVAQGNQRFLYPPPPPAQPASDHDPPPSVNSISVPVAGTVAAGAASAAAGATVAGEDAPGALPAGWERRVQPDGRVYYVNHKNRTTQWEDPRTQGQEISALEEALPPGWESRFTEEGTRYFVDHNTRTTTFQDPRPGAPQGVQGAYGVPRAYERSFRWKLSQFRYLCQSNALPSHIKITLARQTLFEDSYHQIMRLPAYELRRRLYIIFRGEEGLDYGGVSREWFFLLSHEVLNPMYCLFEYANKNNYSLQINPASYVNPDHLLYFKFIGRFIAMALYHGRFIYSGFTMPFYKRMLNKKLTMKDIESIDPEFYNSLVWIKDNNIDECGLEMWFSVDFEVLGQVIHHELKPAGDKDRVTEANKEQYLQLVTQWRMTRGIEEQTNAFLDGFNEVVPLEWLKYFDERELELMLCGMQEVDVEDWQRNTIYRHYTRTSKQVAWFWQFVRQMDNEKRARLLQFVTGTCRVPVGGFAELMGSNGPQRFCIEKVGKDTWLPRSHTCFNRLDLPPYKSYEQLCEKLNYAIEETEGFGQE, encoded by the exons ATGACAGAAAGCATTTCAACACTTACGGCTCCCATTTCACTGTCCACATATCATCAACTGAGTTTAACAG TTGAATCAGCAAACATTCGAAAttctggatttttaaaacccaatCCTTATTTACAAGTGATAATAGATGACAAAATTTCAAGAAGAACTGAGGTCCTGAAAAACACTTTACATCCAAAATGGAAGGAAGACTTTACAGTGCTGGTCACACCATTGTCACAAATATTGTTCCGTTTGGCCGATCACCATAGTTTCAGGAAAGACAACGTTATTGGTGAAAAAAGAGTAAACctattgaaaattcttttatattttaatggaaaatgtgaaaatgtggagCTGAGTATAG ATTTGATGAAAACAGTATCTTCAGACAGTGCAACTACTGCAAACACTGAAGTGAAAGCTGCTGAACTTGTGCTACTGCTCGATGGTTTAAGAATAGATCCAGCTATTTTGAGTCAATCCCATGAAGTGCTTGGAGAGTCTGCCACCTCCCGATGTTCTCTTACTGAAGGTGTCAGAGCTCGAATTAGATTAAGAAACAATGTAGAAACATTGAGATCTATGGGGCATCCCCGAAATTTAAGA CCACCGCCGGGTCCGCCTCCGCTGAGCAACGGCGCAGCAGTCGCGCCGGAGAGCGGCGCGGGCCCGTCGCGGCAGGACGCCGAACCGCACGCGCCCGcgagcgccgcgcccgcgccctcCGTCGCCGCGGCCGCCGCTGCGCCCGAGGAGCCGCTGCCGCCCGGCTGGGAGATGCGATATGACGTCTACGGGCGACG GTACTACGTGGACCACAACACGCGCTCCACGTCGTGGGAGCGGCCGCAGCCGCTGCCGCCGGGCTGGGAGGTGCGGCGCGACGCGCGCGGCCGCGTGTACTACGTGGACCACAACACGCGCACCACCACGTGGCAGCGCCCCGACACCGAGCGCCTGGCGCGCTTCCAGCACTGGCGCGGCGAGCGGCGCCACGTGGTCGCGCAGGGCAACCAGCGCTTCCTGtacccgccgccgccgcccgcgcagCCCGCCAGCGACCACGACCCGCCTCCCTCAG TAAACAGCATTTCGGTCCCGGTCGCGGGCACGGTGGCTGCGGGTGCGGCGAGCGCGGCGGCGGGAGCGACCGTGGCGGGCGAGGACGCGCCGGGCGCGCTGCCGGCGGGCTGGGAGCGCCGCGTGCAGCCCGACGGCCGCGTCTACTACGTCAACCACAAGAACCGCACCACGCAGTGGGAGGACCCGCGCACTCAG GGGCAGGAGATCAGCGCGCTGGAAGAGGCGCTGCCGCCGGGCTGGGAGAGTCGCTTCACGGAGGAGGGCACGCGCTACTTCGTGGACCACAATACGCGCACCACCACGTTCCAGGACCCGCGGCCCGGCGCGCCGCAGGGCGTGCAGGGCGCCTACGGCGTGCCGCGCGCCTACGAGCGCTCGTTCCGCTGGAAGCTCAGCCAGTTCCGCTACCTGTGCCAGAGCAACGCGCTGCCCAGCCACATCAAAATCACGCTAGCGCGGCAGACGCTGTTCGAGGACTCCTATCACCAA ATCATGAGGCTACCTGCATACGAGCTGCGAAGAAGACTGTACATAATATTCCGCGGGGAAGAGGGTTTAGATTATGGAGGCGTCAGCCGGGAATGGTTCTTCCTCCTTTCACACGAAGTGCTCAATCCCATGTACTGTCTGTTCGAGTACGCGAACAAAAACAATTACAGCCTGCAAATAAATCCAGCCAGTTACGTCAACCCAGACCACCTCCTGTACTTCAAGTTCATAGGCAGGTTTATCGCGATGGCTCTGTACCACGGCAGATTCATTTATTCCGGGTTCACGATGCCCTTCTATAAaagaatgttaaataaaaaattgacaaTGAAAGACATTGAATCGATCGATCCTGAATTTTATAACTCCTTGGTTTGGATCAAAGACAATAACATTGACGAGTGTGGCCTCGAAATGTGGTTTAGCGTGGACTTCGAAGTATTAGGGCAAGTCATACATCACGAGCTGAAACCGGCAGGAGATAAGGACCGGGTCACAGAA GCCAACAAAGAACAATACTTGCAATTAGTTACGCAATGGCGCATGACGCGAGGAATTGAGGAACAAACTAATGCCTTCCTAGACGGTTTTAACGAG GTGGTGCCGTTGGAATGGTTGAAATACTTCGACGAGCGCGAACTGGAGCTGATGCTGTGCGGCATGCAGGAGGTGGACGTGGAGGACTGGCAGCGCAACACCATCTACCGCCACTACACGCGCACCAGCAAGCAGGTCGCCTGGTTCTGGCAG tttgtaCGACAAATGGACAACGAAAAGCGGGCCAGGCTGCTGCAGTTTGTAACGGGAACCTGTCGTGTGCCCGTGGGTGGTTTTGCTGAACTCATGGGTTCTAATGGACCACAACGTTTTTGTATAGAAAAG GTCGGCAAGGACACGTGGCTGCCGCGCTCGCACACCTGCTTCAACCGACTCGACCTACCGCCTTATAAAAGTTACGAACAATTGTGCGAGAAATTAAATTACGCTATCGAGGAAACCGAGGGTTTCGGTCAGGAGTAA